The genomic stretch GCGAAGAACGCTCTGGTGGCATGCGCCTCCGTCGGGAAGCCATCGGAAGGCATGGGGGGCATCTTCGTTCGCAACGCCAAGGGTGGCACGGCCCTCGCCTCTGCCGTCCTGTCGTTCTTCATCATTTTCGTCCTCGGCTATTTCCTCAAGCCCTACTCCGGATGGAGCGACATCTGGGTAGTGGTCATCGGCCTTTCCTTGGTGCTCGTCAGCTCCCTGGTCGGAGCGGTGCTGGCGAAGCTTGCCATGCGCTCCTTCGGCATCGTGAACGGAGACGTGCTGGGAGCGACGAACGAGATCGCTCGACCGATAGTGCTGATGACGCTGGTATTGGTGATCAGATGCCTCGAGTCAGTGCGGTGGTGACCGCTGGCGGCAGGGGAACGAGGATAGGCGAGCTGAAGCAAGAGAAACCGCTGATCGAGATCCTTGACAAGCCGATGGTCGATCATGTGCTGGAGGCGCTCAAAGGCTCGAAGGAGATCTCGGAGATCGTGGTCTCGGTGAGCCAGAACACGCCCCGCACGGAGAAGCACGTCCAATCCCAGGGATACAGGTTCGTGCGCACCCCCGGCGAAGGCTATGTCCAGGACCTTCGCTATGCCATGTATTTGCTCTCCACTCCCTACATACTGGTGGTGCCAGCGGACATGCCTCTCCTGCGGACATCCTCCATCGACGCCGTGGTCACGGCCTTCTATCGGTCCAAGAAATCATCCATTGTGGTCGGGGTGCCGGTGGAGGTGTTTCAGAACATGAACGCGGAGCCGACCTTCACCATGGAGATGAACGGCCAGATGGCCGTTCCCTGTGGCATCAGCATCGTGGACCGGGACATGATGCTCCGCAACGAGTACCTTGATGAGGCATACATGCTCACGGAGCTGGAGGATTTCGCCGTGAACATCAACACCGTCGCCAATCTGAGGTTCGCGGAGAAGGTCCTGAAGAAAAGGAAGAAAGTCTAAGCCTTCCTGGCCATCAACCTCTCGTAGTTCTCCTCGATCTCCTGCAGCAGGGCGGCCGCGTCCACTCGTCCTCTGGTAGTAAGCATGGCAGCGATGGACGAGCCACCGGCCCCCACGCCCTCCTTGACCAGGCCGGTCTCGTAGATGCGCAGCCCTTCATGTTTCGAATGGCCGAAATCCAGATCGGCCGCGATCACGGGCACCGGTGCGATCTGCTGCACCAGGCTAACGATGCTCGAGCCCTTGTCCTGCACGATCCATCTGGTGGTGCCGATGGCCACGTTACCGAGAACGCCCTTATCCATGCCTTTGACCACCGCCAGAACGGCGGCCATCTGGGTGCCGCCGGCCATGATGACGGGAACGGAGCGTGCCGCTCCTACGACCACACCTGCCGCAGCAGGGATCATCGGATCGCCCATGGCCGCCAGGGCAGCCATCGGGTCCTTCCGCATCTGCTCCATGGTCAAGGGCGCGTTCTTCAATCCTTCGCGCACGACCTGCGCTTTGAGAGAATGGGGGTTCTCCAGAAGGCTGCTGGACACTTTGCCTTCCGCATCATAGCCCATGGCCGCCAATACGCCTAACGCCGTGGTGGTTCCCCCGGCGATGGATTCCCCCACGACCAAGTAATCGGAGATCCTGGCCAGGGCCTTGCCCACTTCCACAGCGTGGTCGAAGACCTTGCGTGGATCGTCCAATGCCTTTCCCGTGCGAATGTCCTTGCCCGGAGTTCCGCCAAGCTCGAAGTAGGGGGAGTTCGGTCTGACATTCACACCTCCGTTCACTGCGAACACTGGCATGGAGGTCAGCTTGATGGCGGACATGGTGATGAGACCAGGTGTAGGGATGCCGTTGGGCGTCACTGGCACTCCATTGATGCACTTGCACCAGCCGAAATAGAGCAGTTCGATGTCTGCGGCGGGGGTGTAGTCAGTGATCTGGGGGTTCGCTCCCGCTGCAGAGATGCCAGGGATCTTGCCTGTCTCTGTGTTGCCGATGATGCAGACGTAGGTGGGCGCCTTGCCCAGCAGCTTGCGCACGAACTTCTTCCCCTTCATCTCCTCGTGGCTGAAGATGATGTCCTTGGGAATCGTTGTCGCCATAACTCTCCCTCTTCGTCAGTTGGATTATTCATCCAATTGAAGGATTGGCGGCTATATAATGATTGAGCTGAAGTGATGCATCTGGCTTGAGAAATGTGGCAACATCGGAATCGCACCGTCACCGTAATGTCGAATCCTCCGCCCTACTGAAGGATGGCGTCGAGCAGTCCGGGCAGCGGAACGAAATCCTCCTCGATCTCGCAGAACCTCTTCCCTGCCCTTCCTTTGGTGATGGCCGGACCGACCGCGAACGGCACCTTCATGATCAAATGCTCGCCGCTCAGTGAAGAGGTGCCATGATCGATGACGAAAGCCACTTTGTGCCCCTGCAGCTTCTTCTTGTTCGAGCTGAGCAACCGATCCACGTCCAACAGCATCTCCACTTTCTTCGACGGCATCCGTTTGTGGCTGATGTCGTCCGTCTCTTCGATGTGCCAGAGCACATTGCCCTCCGCCAGACGAGGCAGCGATCGCTTCAGCCCCTCGGCATAATTGCTCACTTCGTGATTCTCTAGGCCGAAATAAGAGGCCACGCCGAGCACGGACGGGCTCTTGGAGAAGAACACCATCCCTTTGCTGGATGGCAGTGGACCTCGATCCCCTTTCTTGATGAGCTTCCCTCCTCCCCAAGGCATGACCACCAATCCGCCGTTGTAAGAGCCCATTTCCTGGATGAATGGCGTTAGCTCCCCGAACTCCCTTCCTTTGATGCTGACCGGCGTGGGCGGGGCGGGGAGCTCCTCCACTCTATCGGAGCGGACCTTGAGGATGCCCTTGCCTTGGCAATAGAAGAAGAGCTGCGGATGAAGGGAGGAAATGGACTTGGAATGCTTCTTGGCCAGGAGACGCAGCTTCGCCTCGTCCTCGCACATCATCTGGTATTCCCAAGCCACTTTTCCGTCATGCAGCTTGGCCGGGCTGAGGCGATAGGCGACCTCTCCTTCCTCCAGCGGGACGCCATAGCCCATGGCCTCGATGACCCCTCTCGGCACGTTCAGAGGGCGTCCCCCGATGAACTCCAGCATGAAGAGGTGGGTGTAGCCCCGAGCGTCGGTGCATCCGAATCTGCCGCTGGATGCGACGGAATCGATGAAGCGCTTGTCCGTCGCCTCCAGTGGCGTGCGGCTCCCTAGCTCCTCGATGCGGTCGTCCGCGGCGCCATCGAGAAGAACGATCAGCGTGCTCATTGGATGACTCGTCCAACCGGCGAATCCATCTATGCGTATTGAATGATTTCGCTGCGAGAAGAGCGAGCTGGGACGGAAGCCAGAAAGGGCTATTATCCCCCAGTTTACTGAGGGTGCTTCATGAAGGGAAGGCAGAAGCGGGAAAAGACCGCCAAGGATGATACCGCGCAGGTACGGGATGTCCTGCGGACCTTGCAGGGTGCTTACGCCAAGAAGAGCGAGAAGGAGTTCGACCAGGTCATTCGCTCCCTCCTTCCCTCGGATGGAAGGGTATGCGTCATCAGCACCAGCGGGATCATGGCCGGGGACGAACGCTGGGCTCGGGAGGTGGAGGCGGCCAGAAAGCTCATCGAATCCGACTGGAGGAGCTGGGGCGACGTCTACTGGCACGTGGACCGGGCGGCGATACAGGTCGAGGGCGAAATCGCTTGGCTGGATTGCAATGCCTTCGTGGAGAAGTTGCTTCCCAAGGAAGAGGCGATCAGCAACCACCTACGATATATCAAGAAGCTCGTGGACGGCCCGATGAGCGATGAGGAGAAAGTGGCCGAGGTGGCGAGAGGGGCGTCCAACGTGCTGACCGAGTTCATGCGCGGGGAGAGGTTCGTCTGGCCCATGCGCTTCACCGCTGTGTTGCAGAGGCTCGAAGGAAAATGGCTGTTCCGCCAGATGCATTTCTCATTTCCCACGACACGCTTCCCGGATGAGCGGCTCACCGATCTGGATGTAGCGGGTGAATCACGCAAGCTGAAGGAATGAACGCTAGCTCCGACACATGACCTGCTTTACCTTCTTAGCCGTTGCCTTCGTTGCATGAGCACCGCTAGAAATGCCGCTCCTAGAACGATGGCACCCACAACGACCGCCCATAGGTAGTCCGGCACTCGTGAGATCGTCACCGTGCCCAGATCGAGAGTCTGACCTTGTGCGAGAGTGACAGGTCGTTGGTACATCTGGTAACCCGTCTTATTCACGGTCAGGTTGTAGCTGCCCGCTGTTAACGTGAACGAGAATGCCCCGTCGGATGAGGTAATCATGGCAGCCGACGTCATCGTTCCGTTCATCAGTCTTACATCGGCTTGGTCCATGATTCTTCCGTCAGCGTCCTTGATCACGCCCTTGACCGTCCCGTCGGCATACGTAGCGAGCCCGAATCGCGTTGTTGATGTACTGCTATCTGGTGAAATGGATGCCTGTCCCGCTGCTATCGCTACCAACGTCGTGCCTAGGATAATGAGCAGGACAGCAGCCACGGTCCAGAACTTGTGCATCCTATCTTCTCCGGAAATAGGCATGGTCGAGCCAATATCAATCATTTGCGCCACGGGAGCTCACCTTCGATTCCGCCGCAACTCATTTGTCGGTGCTCTTCCTCAGGGCGATGGCGCATTGACCAGTGGATATGCACCCATCCCCATTAGGCAATAGATCCGGGCAAAGAAGCTCCAGTCCCCTTTCCTTTGCCAACCGTTGAGCCATTGCGGTGATGGTGTGGTTGTAAGATACCCCGCCCGTGATGCCTATCTCCTTGAGGTTCGCGCTCTGCGCTCTGTCGGCGGCGATGTCAACCAACCCTTCGAGCATTGCCAGGACCATGGAACGAGCTTTTTCGTCCGTCGTCCCGCTAGATTCGAGCATCTGCCCGTACATGGGGACGGTCATCACCGTGCCTCCCTTGTGCACGACGTCGATCTCGAGCGATTCTCTCCCCTGCTCCAGATGCTGTTCCAGTTTCATCGCTGGCTCTCCATCGTAGGAACGGTAGTGGCAGATCCCCAGCTCATCCGCTAGGGCATCCAGCACCCTGCCGAAGCTGGTCGTTCGGGGCGCCTTCGATATCATCTTCCGTAGTATCTCCGCCTCGTGATCGGGAATGGAACTGGACCCTAGGCCGAGGGCTTCCCGGAAGGCGAAGCTCAGCCTGCGGACGTCGTAGACCGCCTTCTCTCCCCCCAGCAAAGGGATTTCTTGCAGATGTCCGATGCGCTCGTAGGAGTCGTAGGTAGCATGGAGGACTTCCCCTCCCCAAGCAACTCCATCGTCGCCGTAGCCAGTCCCATCGAGGGTGAGGACGACCATCTCATCTCGACCGCTCTCGGCCATGAGCGCGGCGGCATGCGCCCAGTGGTGCTGCACTTCCACGCCCTCCGCTCCGTACTTCTCGGTCAGTCGCTTGGCTAGCCTGCGGGTCGTGTATCCGGGATGCATGTCCAAGCCAACAACATCGACCCGGTCCACGCCAAGCAGGCGCATCTGATAGTCCAGCGCGCTCTCTAGGAACTCGATCACGCCGTAGGAAGAGCCGTCGCCGATGTACTGCGTCTGATGAATGCGACCGTGGAAGGCGAGCGCACCGACGATGTTCTCCTGCGCTCCCACGCCGATGGCGCTGCCCTTGGCATCGAAAGGTAGACTGGTAGGCACGTGTCCCCGGGACTTGCGGATGAAGAAGGTGTTCCTGCCGAACGCTCGAACCACGGAATCATCGCAGCGGTTGATGATCTGGCGGTCATGCAGCAGGTAATACTCAGCTCCGAGATCGAGAGCGTCCTCATCCCGCAGCACCATCGGCTCGCCGGGGACGTTGGCGGAGGTCATCACCAGTGCATCCAATTTCAGATAGTGGAAGAGCAGCTGCTGCATCTCCGTGTAGGGAAGGAAGAGGCCGATGTTGCCTAGGCCAGGCGAGATGAGCTCCGTGACCTCGCTTTCCTTCTTCCTGATGAGCACGATAGGGCGATGGGTAGAGGTGAGCAGCTCCTCTTCGAACGGCTCTGGATCTCCGTACCGATGCACCGCGTCCAGGTCTCGTACCATGATCGCGAACGGCTTCTCCTTCCGCCGGTACCATTCGCGCATTTTGGGGAGGGTTGGCAACGTGCAGCACAGGTGCATCCCGCCCCAGCTCTTTGCCACGCCGACAGCGCCTTGCTCCAGCAATGAGGCGAAGGTGCGGGCGGCGTCTCCTTCGACCCTCTTCCCCTCTTTGTCGAGGAGATAGAAAGAAGGTCCGCACTTTGAACAGGAGATGGTCTGGTGATGGAACCTTCGGTCCGCAGGATCCTCGTACTCCCGGCGACACTCCTCGCACATGGGGAAATCTCGCATGGAGGTCTTCTCTCGATCGTATGGCAGGTCCTCTATGACCGTGAAGCGGGCGCCGCAGTCCGTGCAGTTGGTGAACGGAAACAAATGTCTCCTGTTCCTGGGATCGAACATCTCTCGATGGCAGGTCGGGCAGATGGCCACGTCGTTGGGTATGGCCACTCCTCTTGCGCCTGGCTGGCTATGGACGATCCTGAATCCCGTGTCCAGTTCTGCTGCCTCGAGTCCCACCTCCATTTCGATGGAATCGATGCGCGCCAAAGCCGGAAGGTTTGATTTCAATCGTCGGACGAACTCCTCTCCGTCCCGGTCGACCTCGATGACCACGTTGGAGCCGTTGTTCTGGACGTATCCATTCAGTCCCATGGAGGTGGCGATCCGATGCACCGTCGGTCGAAAGCCGACCCCCTGCACCACGCCGTGGACCACGATCTTCATTTGAACGGGGGAATCGAAGCGGTCGAGCGTATAAATCGTTTTTCAGAGAAGCAACCGGACGATTGCCTCGGTCTCAGGAGAAGGAGATGACTGATGCAACGGAATCCGCACAAATCATATATCCGGCAACTGGATACCGAGCCGGGGACTGCGATGAGTCTGGTTCCAGATGGATTGCGCTACACCAAAGAGCACGAATGGCTCAAGGTCGAGGGAGATGTGAGCACTATGGGCATCACCGACCATGCCCAAGAGGAGCTCACGGACATCGTCTACGTGGAACTGCCCAAGATCGGCGCAAAGGTGAAGAAGGGCGACAGGCTGGGCGCGGTGGAGAGCGTGAAGACCGTTTCCGACATCTACAGTCCCGTGGCGGGAGAGGTGGTGGAAGCGAACGAAGCGCTCAACGATGCGCCTGGGATCTTGAACCACAGCCCGTATGAGAAAGGCTGGTTCGCCAAGGTGCGCATGAGCGATCCCACCGAGGCAAGGCAGCTCCTGGACGCCGCCGCCTACAAGAAACTGCTGAACGAGTGATTCGGCCAGGGCCTCAGGCCTTGGCGAACTCCTCCTTGATCCTTCTTACCAGGGCATCCTCATCCTCGGCCATGAGCCGCTTCACCTCCTTCCAGGCGGCTGGACAGCTTTTGTAGTGGACACCGGCGATCTTGTGAATGACCTCATCGATCTTCTTGCGGTTCTCCGTGGTCACCTCGATATTCGCTTCCTTCAGGACCTCGTCCAAGTGTCTAAGGTGGCAGCTCATGTCCTTCCTCGATAGAACAAGTGTATCAACACCAAGTTCAGCTTTTCGGCTTCCTAGGACAGAATTAATGATGAACCGGCTCTCATCCCATCTACTCGGTGATGGAAATGTCAGAGATGCTGAGCGTTGGAGATAAGGCACCTGTGTTCAGGCTTCCTGACTAGGACGGGCACATTGTGGATCTGGCCGAACTGATCGGCAAGAAGGTGATCGTCCTCTACTTCTATCCAAAGGACTTCACCTCGGGATGTACCATGGAGGCGCACGAGTTCCGAGATATGCACGAGCAGTTCCAGGGAGGCGGGGCGGTCGTCCTAGGAGTGAGCGCGGATGATGTGGCGACGCACAAGCAGTTCGCCGTCGAGCACGAACTGCCTTTCAGATTGCTCAGTGACGTGGACGACAAGGTGCGCGACATTTATGGCGCGCGGGGACTGGCTCACACCCCGGGAAGGGTGACATTTCTCATCGACAAGAATGGCACGATTCGAATGGTCTTCTCGTCCCAGTTGCAGCCGAAGAAACACATCGAGGAAGGGTTGAGGGTCTTAGCTGAGATTAACGTCAAAAGCTGAGGCCAGGCAATCGCCGAGAGATGAGCGTTTCTGGAAGGAGATATCCAGAATCGAACAATTCCCGCTGGATCGAAACTGGCATTAACTTCCGAGGGTCGAGTACCTTCCTAGGCTAGGGATATGGCAAGATGCATGTGGGCCCCATCTAGGCGCATCTCAAGGGAGTCAATTAGGAGGAATGTATTAATACCACCAATCAAAGTGATATTATGGATATCGAGTCATGCCATCGAAGACTGATCCAGTCGACATCCTGCGAGGAGATGTATGGGCTTGCCTTGGGACGCCTCTCAGAAAGCCTACGGTCTATACCTGGCCATAGCCGCTTCGATAGTAGCAGTCCTGTTTCTGGATGTCTACACAAAAGTGGGAATGGCAGTCGGGATGCTATATGTCATCCCGGTCACGCTCACCCTTTGGACTAAGAACTGGCGCTTCCCTATTTATCTGGCCCTGCTCTTGACCCCGCTCATGGTGTTCGGGTTCTTCCTGAAGTCGCCTGGGGCTCTAAACATCGCCGCCGTGAACCGGCCGATCATCATCGCCAGTGTCTATTTCGTATCGCTCTTGTGCGCTCTTCAGTTGCTGGTCGTCGCGGAGAGTAAGAAGGCTGAGGAGGATGCAAGGAGCAGCGAAGAGAGATACAGAACCATTTTAGAAACCCTGGGCGTGGGATAATGGTCTCGGATACCGAAGGCAATATCACGCTCGCCAATCGGGCGGAGCAAGCGCTGCGCGAGACCGAGGCCCGGTTCGACCAGTTGGCCGAGCAGAGCAACACCGTCACTTGGGAAGCCGACGCGGACGGCCTCTTCATCTATGTCAGTAGTGTGTCCGAGGTCGTTTGGGGATACCGCCCGGACGAGCTGGTGGGCAAGAAGCACTTCTTCGACCTGGTCGTGGAAGCTGAACGCGAGACGATCAAGTCAAAGGCCTTCGAGGTGCTCAAGCACAAGGAGCGTTTCGTCGGCCTGGAGCATGCCGTGCTGGTCAAGGACGGCCGCACCCTGTGGAACTCCACCAGCGGCATCCCCCTGCTGAACGCTGCTGGAACCCTGCGAGGCTACCAAGGCCGTGACACCGACATCATCGAACGAAAGAAAGTCGAAAAGTTGAGAAAAACGAAGGAAGAAGACAACCCGAACGACATTGATTTGACTATCCGGGCACGCAAGAAGAATAAAATATCGAAGGAGGTAAGAATACGGAAATGAGAAAAGCCAATTCTGATGATAACCCTGGCCATAATACGATAGACGTCCATCGTGCAAACCACGATCAAATCGTCACGTTTTCTCTCGATGAGCCGCGTTACGCCCTTCATCTCCAAGTCGTACAGCGTATCGTTCGGGCAGTCGAGATATTGCCTCTGCCGAAAGCACCGGATATTGTTTCGGGTGTAATCGATGTACAAGGGCAGGTCATCCCGGTGATCGACGTCCGCAAGCGCTTCCGCCTGCCACCTCGCGAGATGGACCTAGACGACCGTTTCATCATCGCGCTCACATCTACGCGAACCGTGGCGCTTGTGGTCGATTCTGTTGTCGGTGTGCGTGCACTTGCCGAAGGGGAGAGCGTGGATGCCGACCAGATCATACCTTCTTTGGAATACATTCGGGGAGTTGCACAG from Methanomassiliicoccales archaeon encodes the following:
- a CDS encoding NTP transferase domain-containing protein; its protein translation is MPRVSAVVTAGGRGTRIGELKQEKPLIEILDKPMVDHVLEALKGSKEISEIVVSVSQNTPRTEKHVQSQGYRFVRTPGEGYVQDLRYAMYLLSTPYILVVPADMPLLRTSSIDAVVTAFYRSKKSSIVVGVPVEVFQNMNAEPTFTMEMNGQMAVPCGISIVDRDMMLRNEYLDEAYMLTELEDFAVNINTVANLRFAEKVLKKRKKV
- a CDS encoding TIGR00303 family protein — translated: MATTIPKDIIFSHEEMKGKKFVRKLLGKAPTYVCIIGNTETGKIPGISAAGANPQITDYTPAADIELLYFGWCKCINGVPVTPNGIPTPGLITMSAIKLTSMPVFAVNGGVNVRPNSPYFELGGTPGKDIRTGKALDDPRKVFDHAVEVGKALARISDYLVVGESIAGGTTTALGVLAAMGYDAEGKVSSSLLENPHSLKAQVVREGLKNAPLTMEQMRKDPMAALAAMGDPMIPAAAGVVVGAARSVPVIMAGGTQMAAVLAVVKGMDKGVLGNVAIGTTRWIVQDKGSSIVSLVQQIAPVPVIAADLDFGHSKHEGLRIYETGLVKEGVGAGGSSIAAMLTTRGRVDAAALLQEIEENYERLMARKA
- a CDS encoding carboxypeptidase-like regulatory domain-containing protein, with product MHKFWTVAAVLLIILGTTLVAIAAGQASISPDSSTSTTRFGLATYADGTVKGVIKDADGRIMDQADVRLMNGTMTSAAMITSSDGAFSFTLTAGSYNLTVNKTGYQMYQRPVTLAQGQTLDLGTVTISRVPDYLWAVVVGAIVLGAAFLAVLMQRRQRLRR
- the hypF gene encoding carbamoyltransferase HypF; its protein translation is MKIVVHGVVQGVGFRPTVHRIATSMGLNGYVQNNGSNVVIEVDRDGEEFVRRLKSNLPALARIDSIEMEVGLEAAELDTGFRIVHSQPGARGVAIPNDVAICPTCHREMFDPRNRRHLFPFTNCTDCGARFTVIEDLPYDREKTSMRDFPMCEECRREYEDPADRRFHHQTISCSKCGPSFYLLDKEGKRVEGDAARTFASLLEQGAVGVAKSWGGMHLCCTLPTLPKMREWYRRKEKPFAIMVRDLDAVHRYGDPEPFEEELLTSTHRPIVLIRKKESEVTELISPGLGNIGLFLPYTEMQQLLFHYLKLDALVMTSANVPGEPMVLRDEDALDLGAEYYLLHDRQIINRCDDSVVRAFGRNTFFIRKSRGHVPTSLPFDAKGSAIGVGAQENIVGALAFHGRIHQTQYIGDGSSYGVIEFLESALDYQMRLLGVDRVDVVGLDMHPGYTTRRLAKRLTEKYGAEGVEVQHHWAHAAALMAESGRDEMVVLTLDGTGYGDDGVAWGGEVLHATYDSYERIGHLQEIPLLGGEKAVYDVRRLSFAFREALGLGSSSIPDHEAEILRKMISKAPRTTSFGRVLDALADELGICHYRSYDGEPAMKLEQHLEQGRESLEIDVVHKGGTVMTVPMYGQMLESSGTTDEKARSMVLAMLEGLVDIAADRAQSANLKEIGITGGVSYNHTITAMAQRLAKERGLELLCPDLLPNGDGCISTGQCAIALRKSTDK
- the gcvH gene encoding glycine cleavage system protein GcvH encodes the protein MSLVPDGLRYTKEHEWLKVEGDVSTMGITDHAQEELTDIVYVELPKIGAKVKKGDRLGAVESVKTVSDIYSPVAGEVVEANEALNDAPGILNHSPYEKGWFAKVRMSDPTEARQLLDAAAYKKLLNE
- a CDS encoding peroxiredoxin, with product MDLAELIGKKVIVLYFYPKDFTSGCTMEAHEFRDMHEQFQGGGAVVLGVSADDVATHKQFAVEHELPFRLLSDVDDKVRDIYGARGLAHTPGRVTFLIDKNGTIRMVFSSQLQPKKHIEEGLRVLAEINVKS
- a CDS encoding PAS domain S-box protein, with the protein product MVSDTEGNITLANRAEQALRETEARFDQLAEQSNTVTWEADADGLFIYVSSVSEVVWGYRPDELVGKKHFFDLVVEAERETIKSKAFEVLKHKERFVGLEHAVLVKDGRTLWNSTSGIPLLNAAGTLRGYQGRDTDIIERKKVEKLRKTKEEDNPNDIDLTIRARKKNKISKEVRIRK
- a CDS encoding chemotaxis protein CheW; its protein translation is MRKANSDDNPGHNTIDVHRANHDQIVTFSLDEPRYALHLQVVQRIVRAVEILPLPKAPDIVSGVIDVQGQVIPVIDVRKRFRLPPREMDLDDRFIIALTSTRTVALVVDSVVGVRALAEGESVDADQIIPSLEYIRGVAQLDGGLVLIFDLDRFLSIDEERALDVALTGGTN